From a region of the Labrus mixtus chromosome 5, fLabMix1.1, whole genome shotgun sequence genome:
- the fgf10b gene encoding fibroblast growth factor 10b: protein MIRWAAGGSKAASASSCFRAGLGASSGSGVSSRLKSSTLLPSLSLPLLVALVLLSLFLPGAASQPNHRDRLRHPNPRTLRVPLNISETEVGFRPRATRGPFGRAGGALGRHVRSYNHLQGDIRRRKLFSFQKFFLRIDRNGKVNGTKSKDDPLSILEITSVDVGVVAIKGLNSNYYLAISRKGELYGARDFGVDCTLKERIEENGYNTYASAQWRNKKRQMFVGLNVHGKPLRGKKTRRRNTATHFLPILV from the exons ATGATCAGATGGGCTGCTGGAGGAAGTAAGGCTGCCTCTGCCTCGTCCTGCTTCAGGGCTGGGTTAGGGGCTAGTTCTGGTTCTGGGGTCAGCTCCAGATTAAAGTCATCCACACTGCTTCCCTCCCTGTCTTTGCCTCTCCTGGTGGCCCTTGTGCTTCTTTCCCTCTTCCTACCAGGGGCGGCCAGTCAACCGAACCACAGAGACAGACTCAGACACCCAAACCCACGAACTCTTAGGGTTCCTCTGAACATTTCTGAGACTGAGGTGGGTTTTAGGCCAAGGGCCACCAGGGGCCCGTTTGGCCGGGCTGGCGGAGCTCTGGGTAGGCATGTGCGCAGCTACAATCATCTGCAAGGGGACATACGGAGGAGGAAGCTGTTCTCTTTCCAGAAGTTTTTCCTGAGGATCGATAGGAATGGAAAGGTCAATGGAACCAAAAGTAAAGATGACCCCCTCA GTATTCTGGAAATCACATCAGTGGATGTGGGAGTGGTGGCCATCAAAGGACTGAACAGCAACTACTATCTGGCCATCAGTAGGAAGGGAGAGCTGTACGGAGCG AGAGACTTTGGTGTCGACTGCACCCTGAAGGAGCGCATTGAGGAGAACGGTTACAACACGTACGCATCAGCCCAATGGAGGAACAAGAAGCGGCAGATGTTTGTGGGTCTGAATGTCCACGGGAAGCCGCTGAGAGGCAAGAAAACCCGCAGGAGGAACACGGCCACCCACTTCCTTCCAATCTTGGTGTAA